A region from the Bacteroidia bacterium genome encodes:
- a CDS encoding helix-turn-helix transcriptional regulator, with protein sequence MVSSRCKMAVKEELKKLGLHFIVVELGEVEIMETLTVEQRDQVKIALLNSGLELMDDKRAMLIEKIKNAIIQMVHHTDELIKVNFSDYLSEKLNHDYTYLANLFSEVQGTTIEQFIISHKIERIKELIIYGELNITEIAWKMNYSSVAHLSNQFKKVTGLSPSHFKQLKDKRRSPIEEIGN encoded by the coding sequence ATGGTGAGTAGTCGTTGTAAAATGGCAGTTAAAGAGGAGTTGAAAAAACTTGGACTTCATTTTATTGTTGTTGAATTAGGTGAAGTTGAAATAATGGAAACACTTACTGTAGAGCAACGTGATCAAGTTAAAATTGCACTTCTTAACTCCGGGCTTGAATTAATGGATGACAAAAGAGCCATGTTGATTGAAAAAATAAAAAATGCAATTATTCAAATGGTTCATCATACCGATGAATTAATTAAAGTAAACTTTTCTGACTATTTAAGTGAAAAATTAAATCACGACTATACATATCTGGCAAATTTATTTTCAGAAGTACAAGGAACCACAATAGAGCAGTTTATCATTTCACATAAAATTGAAAGAATAAAAGAACTTATAATTTATGGTGAGTTAAACATTACCGAAATTGCCTGGAAGATGAATTATAGTAGCGTCGCACATTTATCTAATCAATTTAAAAAAGTTACCGGATTATCACCTTCTCATTTTAAACAATTGAAAGATAAAAGGAGAAGCCCAATTGAAGAAATTGGAAATTAA